The Fimbriimonas ginsengisoli Gsoil 348 genome window below encodes:
- a CDS encoding DUF4037 domain-containing protein, protein MESFIPGSVLNEGFFREAVRPILADAFPELPYAAARIGGGSDVLGFDTEMSMDHDWGPRLDLFLSDDDLVTYGPAIVQALGERLPARYRGLPTRYGEHEDGTTHMGEEAGRHGVEPTSMRRFFEAYLAFDIDREIEPADWLTVPQKKLRTVTSGSVFYDEIGLKEQCQRFAYYPRDVWLYQLASAWERVGQEEHLVGRAGFVGDEIGASIIAARLVRDLTMIAFLIERVYAPYPKWFGTAFARLRSSSELGPLLTAILSASGWQERDARLVLAYEYVARMQNGLGLTEQRTETAAPFFGRPFNVIHLHAGFAGALEALIVDPEVKRIAARRKIGGIDLFSDSTDLISHPEWRPTLRVLFE, encoded by the coding sequence ATGGAGTCGTTCATCCCCGGTTCGGTTCTGAACGAAGGGTTCTTCCGTGAAGCCGTTCGGCCGATCCTCGCGGACGCTTTTCCCGAGCTGCCGTACGCCGCCGCCCGAATCGGCGGTGGTTCCGATGTTCTCGGGTTCGACACCGAAATGTCCATGGACCACGACTGGGGACCCCGGCTCGATCTATTCTTGTCGGACGACGACCTTGTGACGTATGGGCCGGCGATCGTTCAGGCCCTTGGCGAGCGACTTCCGGCGCGATACCGAGGCCTTCCTACCCGTTACGGCGAGCACGAAGACGGCACCACTCACATGGGAGAGGAAGCGGGGCGCCATGGGGTCGAGCCAACTTCGATGAGGCGCTTCTTCGAAGCGTATCTCGCGTTCGACATCGACCGCGAGATCGAGCCCGCCGACTGGCTTACCGTTCCTCAGAAGAAGCTTCGAACCGTCACCTCAGGTTCGGTCTTTTACGACGAGATCGGCCTAAAGGAACAGTGCCAACGGTTCGCGTACTATCCTCGCGACGTCTGGCTGTATCAGCTCGCGTCGGCATGGGAACGGGTGGGCCAAGAGGAGCACCTTGTCGGCCGAGCGGGATTCGTGGGGGACGAGATCGGCGCGTCGATCATTGCCGCTCGGCTCGTTCGCGATTTGACGATGATCGCGTTCCTAATCGAAAGGGTCTATGCACCTTATCCGAAGTGGTTCGGGACCGCTTTTGCTCGGTTGCGCAGTTCAAGCGAGTTGGGGCCGCTTCTCACCGCCATTCTCTCGGCATCGGGCTGGCAAGAGCGCGACGCCCGGCTCGTCCTCGCCTACGAATACGTGGCGCGGATGCAGAATGGACTTGGCCTGACGGAGCAGCGGACGGAGACGGCGGCCCCGTTTTTCGGGCGCCCCTTTAACGTGATCCACCTGCATGCCGGTTTCGCCGGAGCTTTGGAAGCGCTGATCGTCGATCCCGAGGTCAAGCGGATCGCCGCCCGGCGGAAGATCGGGGGAATCGACCTGTTTAGCGATAGCACCGACCTTATTTCGCACCCGGAGTGGCGTCCCACGTTACGAGTTCTTTTCGAGTAG
- a CDS encoding phytanoyl-CoA dioxygenase family protein produces MKESALQHLLTDGERHTFETTGLLVVEDALSPQQVAELTQATDRIYAARLASGGDPKAALFHPNFIPDDPLFQELVDYDRVLPKVWGILGWNIYLYHAHLIVTPPTGQAPDNKTFGWHQDSGRVNREIETHPRPRLSLKVAYFLSDVSMEGRGNFWVVPGSQLSDSLPMPPDGVGQPDGAVPVLVKAGSAVLFDRRLWHTASPNWSDVTRKVLFYGYGYRWIRTKDDMTVQSLWPNCDPIRKQLLGFGETCNGFYTPQDADVPLRVWLREHSPGEAE; encoded by the coding sequence ATGAAAGAGTCCGCACTGCAGCATCTTCTCACCGACGGAGAAAGGCATACCTTCGAGACGACCGGTTTGCTGGTGGTAGAAGATGCCCTCTCGCCACAACAGGTGGCCGAATTAACGCAGGCGACGGATCGGATCTACGCCGCGCGGTTAGCGTCGGGCGGCGATCCGAAAGCCGCGCTCTTTCATCCAAACTTTATCCCGGACGACCCGCTCTTCCAGGAGCTCGTCGACTACGACCGGGTGCTTCCAAAGGTTTGGGGCATCCTTGGCTGGAACATCTATCTCTATCACGCCCACCTGATCGTGACCCCGCCCACCGGCCAGGCTCCCGACAATAAGACGTTCGGCTGGCATCAGGACAGCGGGCGCGTGAACCGCGAAATCGAAACCCACCCGCGTCCTCGGCTATCACTTAAAGTCGCTTACTTCCTATCGGATGTAAGCATGGAGGGGCGCGGTAATTTCTGGGTCGTCCCCGGCAGTCAGTTATCCGATTCGCTCCCGATGCCGCCGGACGGAGTCGGACAACCGGACGGAGCCGTTCCGGTGCTCGTCAAGGCGGGATCGGCGGTGCTGTTCGATCGGCGGCTTTGGCACACCGCGAGCCCAAACTGGTCGGACGTCACGCGCAAGGTTCTGTTCTACGGATACGGTTACCGGTGGATCCGCACCAAGGACGACATGACCGTCCAAAGTCTCTGGCCCAATTGCGATCCGATCCGAAAGCAGCTTCTCGGCTTCGGTGAGACGTGCAACGGGTTCTACACACCGCAAGACGCCGACGTGCCGCTACGGGTTTGGCTCCGGGAGCACAGCCCCGGCGAGGCGGAGTAG
- a CDS encoding MarR family winged helix-turn-helix transcriptional regulator, which translates to MPTHYEGSEEERRSLDLYIKLVRASNRVFEAAHDGLEGLTPTQFGVLEALLHLGPQMPSQLAQKHLKSPNNMTSVLDGLEKLELVRRERCREDRRVLWIHLTEAGRELIAAEFPKHVRRVVDLTSALTPKEQQTLDSLLRKLGHQAA; encoded by the coding sequence ATGCCGACGCACTACGAGGGATCCGAGGAGGAGCGGCGATCGCTCGATCTGTATATAAAGTTGGTTCGTGCATCGAACCGTGTGTTTGAAGCGGCGCACGACGGCCTAGAAGGATTGACCCCCACTCAGTTCGGAGTCTTGGAGGCGCTGTTGCACCTCGGTCCGCAAATGCCGAGCCAGCTCGCGCAGAAGCATTTGAAGAGCCCGAACAACATGACGTCCGTGCTCGACGGACTGGAAAAACTGGAACTCGTCCGCCGAGAAAGGTGCCGCGAGGACCGTCGCGTTCTTTGGATCCACCTTACAGAGGCCGGGCGAGAGCTGATTGCCGCCGAATTCCCGAAGCACGTTCGGCGGGTCGTCGACCTTACTTCCGCCCTTACTCCGAAAGAGCAGCAAACGCTCGATTCGCTGCTCCGCAAGCTCGGCCACCAAGCGGCTTAG
- a CDS encoding VanW family protein, with protein sequence MRAWSAVFAMLAVAGGGLAICAVPREATLGAYSTSLAERSTSQRHNAQLSLSRLVGAEIPTGATFSFNQRVGTFSRDQGYRKAPVSYNGQLIDDWGGGVCQTSTTLYNAALLAGMRIVERNRHRFQPSYVPPGRDAAVAFSNIDLRFTNPYSYPVRIEGTIAGSRLEIRFVAPQAPAIRPEVVSDVHDVQSPETFVLGAPSGRRRVRNTGKSGFEVSVYRITGPRRELISHDNYPAMNRVVEVR encoded by the coding sequence GTGAGGGCCTGGAGCGCGGTCTTCGCGATGCTCGCGGTAGCCGGCGGAGGTTTGGCCATCTGTGCGGTGCCGCGTGAGGCGACCCTCGGCGCGTACTCCACCTCGCTCGCGGAGCGGAGCACGTCGCAACGACATAACGCACAACTTTCCCTGAGCCGGCTTGTGGGGGCGGAGATTCCGACGGGGGCGACCTTCTCGTTCAACCAGCGGGTCGGAACGTTCTCCCGAGATCAGGGATATCGAAAGGCGCCGGTGAGCTACAACGGCCAGCTTATCGACGACTGGGGCGGCGGGGTTTGCCAGACGAGCACGACTTTGTATAACGCGGCCCTCCTCGCGGGAATGCGGATTGTGGAGCGGAACCGGCACCGGTTCCAACCCTCGTACGTGCCGCCGGGGCGCGACGCCGCGGTGGCGTTTTCGAATATCGACCTGCGGTTCACCAACCCTTATTCGTATCCGGTGCGAATCGAGGGGACGATCGCGGGAAGCCGCCTCGAGATCCGATTTGTCGCGCCACAAGCTCCGGCGATTCGCCCGGAGGTCGTCTCCGATGTACACGACGTCCAGAGCCCCGAGACCTTCGTTTTAGGCGCGCCTTCGGGGCGTCGTCGGGTTCGGAACACCGGCAAATCCGGGTTTGAGGTCTCTGTCTATCGCATCACTGGGCCACGTCGCGAGCTCATCTCTCACGACAACTATCCAGCGATGAACCGAGTGGTCGAAGTGAGGTGA
- a CDS encoding class I fructose-bisphosphate aldolase: protein MTSTQIQTLLGADAESLLGHTCRTISKDRLHLPGPDFVDRIFVPMDRPPQVLRSMQALYGHGRLAGTGYLSILPVDQGVEHSAGASFAANPDYFDPENIVKLAIEGGCNAVASTLGVLGSVSRKYAHRIPVLVKINHNELLTFPNKFDQIMFASVEQAWDMGAVAVGATIYFGSDESTRQIQEVSQAFARAHELGMATVLWCYLRNPAFKKDKDYHVAADLTGQANHLGATIQADILKQKMPENNGGYKALKGEAGDYGKTDERVYSELTTDHPIDLCRYQVANGYMGRIGLINSGGASGKNDLADAVRTAVINKRAGGAGLISGRKAFQKPMPQGIELLNAIQDVYLDTGIDIA, encoded by the coding sequence GTGACATCTACCCAGATTCAAACCCTGCTCGGCGCCGACGCCGAGTCCCTGCTTGGGCATACGTGCCGCACCATTTCCAAAGACCGGCTGCACCTTCCCGGACCCGATTTCGTGGACCGGATTTTCGTGCCGATGGACCGGCCGCCACAGGTGCTGCGCTCCATGCAGGCGCTCTATGGCCACGGGCGGCTGGCCGGGACAGGCTACCTCAGCATCCTCCCGGTCGACCAAGGCGTTGAGCACAGCGCGGGCGCCAGCTTTGCCGCGAATCCCGACTATTTCGACCCCGAAAACATCGTGAAACTCGCCATCGAAGGTGGATGCAACGCGGTTGCTTCCACTTTGGGGGTGCTCGGTTCGGTGTCGAGAAAGTACGCGCACCGAATCCCGGTTCTCGTCAAGATCAATCACAACGAGCTACTGACCTTCCCGAACAAATTCGACCAGATCATGTTCGCGAGCGTCGAGCAGGCGTGGGACATGGGCGCCGTGGCAGTGGGCGCCACGATCTACTTCGGTAGCGACGAAAGCACCCGCCAGATTCAGGAGGTCAGTCAAGCTTTCGCCCGCGCCCACGAGTTGGGAATGGCCACCGTTCTGTGGTGCTACCTCCGCAATCCCGCCTTCAAGAAGGACAAGGACTACCACGTCGCCGCCGATCTTACCGGCCAAGCGAACCACCTAGGCGCAACCATCCAGGCAGACATCCTCAAGCAAAAAATGCCAGAGAACAACGGGGGCTACAAGGCGCTCAAAGGTGAAGCCGGCGACTACGGTAAGACCGACGAGCGGGTCTATTCCGAGCTGACGACCGACCACCCGATCGATCTCTGCCGGTACCAGGTCGCCAACGGCTACATGGGACGCATCGGCCTTATCAACAGCGGCGGGGCGTCTGGGAAGAACGACTTGGCCGATGCCGTTCGTACCGCGGTGATAAACAAACGAGCCGGCGGCGCCGGTCTTATCAGCGGCCGAAAGGCATTCCAAAAACCAATGCCCCAGGGGATCGAACTTTTGAACGCCATTCAGGACGTCTATTTGGATACTGGAATAGACATCGCCTAA
- a CDS encoding DUF4038 domain-containing protein translates to MLLRPRISDDQRHLALPDGSPFFWLGDTAWELFHRLSMEEAEHYLRTRAGQGFNVIQAVALAELDGIRTPNYYGDLPLVDQDPTRLNEPYWRHIDEVVDLAAELGLYVALLPTWGDKINRTVWGAGPLIFDKANAREFGRLVAQRYGGRDNVIWVNGGDRDPGEFKSTWRALAAGLREGDDSAGHLMTFHPCGEQSSADHFHDEKWLDMNMLQTGHGARDLDFVAEMTRKTYRRTPTKPVLDGEPRYENHPIGFDMRRGYYDDGDARQAAYAGVFCGGCGVTYGCHAIWQFAGDRHDPVNNPISHWRYSLGLPGAGQMRHLKELMLSLPFLRLAPFQVGSPFKFGLATAEGDAAAVYFAEPGTLEVAGLPSGSAEWFDPTTGHRRFAEPDAEGMFHTPDRGGRIQDWVLLIAAR, encoded by the coding sequence GTGCTTCTCCGTCCGCGAATCTCCGACGACCAAAGGCATCTAGCTCTGCCGGATGGTTCCCCATTTTTCTGGCTCGGCGACACGGCGTGGGAGCTGTTCCACCGGCTGAGTATGGAGGAGGCGGAGCACTACCTCCGGACTCGCGCGGGGCAAGGTTTCAACGTCATTCAGGCCGTCGCGTTGGCCGAATTGGATGGTATCCGCACTCCGAACTATTACGGCGATCTGCCGCTCGTGGATCAGGACCCAACACGATTAAACGAGCCGTATTGGCGGCATATAGATGAGGTCGTGGACCTGGCCGCCGAGTTGGGGCTATACGTCGCATTGCTCCCGACGTGGGGGGACAAGATCAATAGAACGGTTTGGGGCGCGGGACCGCTCATCTTCGATAAGGCGAACGCTCGTGAATTCGGTCGGCTGGTCGCCCAGCGATATGGTGGGCGAGATAACGTTATCTGGGTGAATGGCGGGGACCGCGATCCCGGGGAATTCAAATCCACCTGGCGAGCGCTGGCGGCGGGATTGCGCGAAGGGGATGACTCCGCCGGCCATTTGATGACGTTCCATCCCTGCGGTGAGCAGAGCTCGGCCGACCATTTTCACGACGAGAAGTGGCTCGATATGAACATGCTCCAAACCGGCCATGGTGCGCGCGACCTCGACTTCGTCGCCGAGATGACCCGGAAGACATATCGTCGGACCCCGACGAAGCCAGTGCTCGACGGCGAGCCGAGGTACGAGAACCATCCGATCGGTTTCGACATGCGCCGCGGCTACTACGACGACGGGGATGCGCGGCAGGCGGCTTACGCCGGTGTGTTCTGCGGAGGATGCGGCGTCACTTACGGTTGTCACGCGATCTGGCAGTTCGCCGGAGATCGCCATGACCCGGTCAACAATCCGATTTCGCACTGGCGATATTCCCTCGGGCTGCCGGGCGCGGGCCAGATGCGACATCTGAAGGAGCTGATGCTATCGCTTCCTTTCCTTCGCCTCGCGCCGTTCCAGGTGGGTAGCCCGTTCAAGTTCGGCTTGGCGACCGCGGAGGGGGATGCCGCGGCCGTATATTTCGCCGAACCGGGGACGCTCGAGGTTGCCGGCTTACCGTCGGGCAGCGCCGAGTGGTTCGATCCCACGACCGGACACCGTAGGTTCGCCGAACCCGATGCGGAAGGGATGTTTCACACGCCCGACCGCGGTGGACGGATCCAAGACTGGGTTCTTCTCATCGCGGCACGGTAA
- a CDS encoding DUF2294 domain-containing protein produces the protein MVNSTSKESLELEIANVVSRYHREQQGRAPGRIHVTVSGSLVVVLTNEIYTPNEEQLSTTEEGRKLIKSARRELRSLTRDSVHAAIARVCGCPVLRSYWDLDVRVGEQLEAYVLGENLES, from the coding sequence GTGGTTAACTCGACTAGCAAAGAATCGCTCGAACTGGAGATCGCGAACGTGGTCAGCCGGTACCACCGGGAGCAGCAGGGCCGTGCTCCCGGAAGAATCCACGTGACCGTGTCGGGAAGTCTCGTCGTTGTTCTCACGAACGAGATCTATACGCCGAACGAAGAACAACTCAGCACAACCGAAGAAGGCCGCAAGCTGATCAAGAGCGCCCGGCGCGAGCTCCGCTCTCTCACCCGCGATTCCGTGCACGCCGCCATAGCCCGAGTCTGCGGCTGCCCCGTCCTCCGAAGCTACTGGGATCTCGACGTGCGAGTAGGCGAGCAACTCGAAGCCTACGTCCTGGGCGAGAACCTCGAAAGCTAA
- a CDS encoding MG2 domain-containing protein produces the protein MKRAVGLLIGALFCGVLLSYGVTEEVPVGRVSGHLTMKENGKPLADAVVTLSLIGAPEEERPRAKGVETKADGTFAFPPLPAGPYNLDISANEHHLKRQVVMVEEGKVQTLSLEATPNDPHLSLYASQRVFTPDETPKIELQGFVRSDEVKIAVYRLDVAKIAAKGGLQETLSPLAGPNAGDVRHLYEAGERVADLSHRIVKRDAEGAFIEPLTVGKLAEGFYFITCTAGDKRASTAINVSNLALVTKSFRGRAVCYTTGLASGQPASGVEILGQGKSSLESLGKTDAQGSTEVALPPGKENRAVLVARQGKSIALVGFFDERANQENVRIVGYCERPAYRPGDEIQFKGIVRRISKDGYLLPGAGTTSVTIQDPDGNPIQTMSLPISEHGTFHGSFTTSPESKPGGYDVKCKAFGAESSGIYANVVAYRKPEYSVEVTSDRSYYVMGDTAAAAIECRYYYGGPVVGAKVKVSVFRSPAWQYEGEGEEAGITSSGAGEYSEQIDAVTDASGRAHIEFPTRVEGDPSFFTNDYVYNVSASVTEEGGKYFDGQGEVRVVRGDHDLTLEVQNPIIQPGETVDLLLKTTDAVKRDLPSPNHMVTVEVGREVWTKDESVFVPREKLQATTGADGTAHLRIPVDKADSLTFRATSRDAAGREVVAEASAYVEGSPAMAERLKGSLAVTLDHREYSAGSNARVLIQTDLPGGSALVCVQGQGVLWRKVIPVTSSSTLVTVPIVKDYAPNVWVSVAYIKNKKFLEADKRLKVARNDHDLRVEVKSDRDVYKPGDTARVTVRTFDSQGRPKAAEVSLGVVDEGIYAIAQDATNIREALYPDRSEGVVTSYSFPEIYLDGGDKGSSKVPLRTKFKDTAGWLPTVWTGARGEATVPVPLPDNLTEWRVTAVGVSDATDVGMTTHTFRARKELMVRLQLPQYLVDGDRQRMTVVVANDTGQDQDVNLNITAEGLVVANAGQQRVHVPNGKPQTVEFDVTAGPAGVAAVTARAWIDQGPNDGVRQSFPIAAHGRPVLNAKAGEGNADFTLPILPTADPKAGSLKITLSPTLAGDLVGTLDRLIGFPYGCTEQTMSRFLPSVLAARTIKDLGLPEPEKLRDLPRIVRDSVARLEYMKHGDGGWGWWEYDESNPFMTALVLDGLDRAKRAGYDTNLDLTQTLNWGMERLKTAKGKDDRVRDKIYLAYALLRHGKQEAANYLKSVDLAKLSPDALANAALAFHEAGDAARADAALGLLVKSAQGSEGVAYWPPEDDAWGAEPTALTLVAFETIRPEDPIVPRIVRHLMTTRKGDMWESTRDTSYSLVGLTAYLSHTKELNGNATATVRVNGKVVGTVSLDPRVLDDKSRTIEIPRAQLGSEARIEIQKVGDGACYYSTELRQFDAPPVLQAESTDPGLKIERRYYRLEPRRLENGTMKLLPSPTPVDSFRSGELVRVELVVNSDVPRQFVMIEEPTPSSCRVQERDAIGQYEEWGYWWSRTVIRDDRIAFFATWVPKGVSKISYTMRAEQAGRVRVLPTRAANMYDPATSASTAEATLEVAK, from the coding sequence ATGAAACGAGCGGTTGGACTTTTGATCGGCGCGTTATTCTGCGGAGTCCTGCTGAGTTACGGAGTAACGGAAGAGGTCCCGGTGGGCCGGGTCTCCGGCCACCTAACGATGAAGGAAAACGGCAAGCCGCTGGCCGACGCGGTGGTTACGTTGAGCCTGATTGGGGCTCCCGAAGAGGAGCGGCCACGCGCAAAAGGGGTGGAGACGAAAGCCGACGGTACCTTCGCGTTTCCGCCGCTGCCGGCCGGCCCTTACAACCTCGATATCTCCGCGAATGAGCACCACCTGAAGCGCCAAGTGGTGATGGTTGAGGAGGGAAAGGTCCAAACGCTCTCGCTCGAAGCAACGCCCAACGATCCGCACCTGAGCCTTTACGCGAGTCAGCGGGTGTTCACCCCGGACGAAACGCCGAAGATCGAGCTCCAGGGGTTCGTCCGGTCCGACGAAGTCAAAATCGCGGTTTACCGTCTGGATGTCGCGAAAATCGCGGCCAAAGGCGGACTGCAGGAAACGCTATCTCCCCTTGCCGGCCCGAACGCGGGGGACGTTCGCCATCTCTACGAAGCTGGCGAGCGGGTCGCAGACCTCTCGCATCGCATCGTCAAGCGCGACGCCGAAGGCGCATTTATCGAACCTCTCACCGTCGGCAAGCTCGCGGAAGGTTTCTACTTCATCACCTGCACGGCGGGGGATAAGCGGGCGAGCACCGCGATCAACGTTTCGAATCTAGCGCTCGTCACCAAGTCGTTCCGGGGCCGCGCCGTCTGTTATACGACCGGTTTGGCTTCGGGCCAGCCGGCGAGCGGGGTAGAGATCCTCGGGCAAGGAAAGAGCTCGCTCGAGAGCCTTGGGAAGACGGACGCGCAAGGGTCCACGGAAGTCGCGCTCCCTCCCGGAAAGGAGAATCGAGCGGTTCTGGTCGCTCGGCAAGGGAAGTCGATCGCCCTCGTCGGGTTCTTCGACGAGCGCGCAAACCAAGAGAACGTCCGCATCGTCGGCTATTGCGAGCGCCCCGCCTATCGGCCGGGCGACGAGATCCAGTTCAAAGGGATCGTCCGCAGGATTTCGAAGGACGGGTATCTCCTTCCCGGAGCCGGGACAACCTCGGTGACGATCCAGGATCCGGACGGCAATCCGATTCAAACGATGTCGCTGCCGATCTCCGAGCACGGCACCTTCCACGGGTCGTTCACCACCAGTCCGGAAAGCAAACCGGGAGGCTACGATGTCAAGTGCAAGGCGTTCGGCGCCGAAAGCAGTGGGATCTACGCCAACGTCGTGGCTTACCGAAAGCCGGAGTATTCGGTCGAAGTCACTTCGGACCGGTCGTATTACGTGATGGGAGACACCGCGGCGGCGGCGATCGAGTGCCGCTATTACTACGGCGGCCCCGTGGTCGGAGCGAAGGTGAAGGTTAGCGTCTTTCGGTCGCCGGCATGGCAATACGAAGGAGAGGGGGAGGAAGCCGGGATCACGAGTAGCGGAGCGGGAGAGTATTCCGAGCAAATCGATGCGGTGACCGACGCCAGTGGGCGCGCCCATATCGAATTCCCGACCCGGGTCGAGGGAGACCCGAGCTTCTTCACCAACGACTACGTTTATAACGTCAGCGCGTCGGTAACGGAGGAAGGGGGCAAGTACTTCGACGGCCAGGGCGAGGTGCGCGTCGTCCGAGGGGACCACGACCTCACTTTGGAGGTTCAGAACCCGATCATTCAGCCCGGCGAGACTGTCGATCTCCTCCTGAAAACGACGGACGCGGTCAAGCGTGATCTGCCATCGCCGAACCATATGGTGACGGTGGAAGTGGGGCGCGAGGTCTGGACAAAGGATGAATCCGTGTTCGTTCCGCGAGAGAAGCTTCAGGCGACCACGGGGGCGGACGGTACAGCCCACCTTCGAATTCCGGTCGACAAAGCGGATTCGCTGACCTTCCGGGCTACGTCGCGAGACGCGGCGGGGCGCGAAGTGGTGGCGGAGGCTTCGGCTTACGTGGAAGGGTCGCCGGCAATGGCGGAGCGGCTGAAGGGGAGCCTTGCCGTAACTCTCGACCACCGCGAGTACTCGGCGGGGTCGAACGCCCGAGTTTTGATTCAGACGGATCTCCCCGGCGGATCGGCGCTGGTTTGCGTCCAGGGCCAAGGAGTGCTCTGGCGCAAGGTGATTCCAGTCACGTCGTCGAGCACGCTCGTCACGGTTCCGATCGTCAAAGACTACGCGCCTAACGTGTGGGTCTCGGTCGCCTACATCAAGAACAAAAAATTCTTGGAGGCCGACAAGCGCTTGAAGGTGGCGCGAAACGATCACGACCTGCGGGTGGAGGTGAAGAGCGATCGGGATGTGTATAAGCCCGGGGATACCGCCCGCGTCACGGTTCGGACGTTCGATAGCCAGGGCCGACCCAAGGCGGCCGAGGTTTCGCTAGGGGTGGTGGACGAAGGGATTTATGCGATCGCGCAAGATGCCACGAACATCCGGGAAGCGCTTTACCCTGACCGGTCGGAGGGGGTGGTCACGTCGTACTCGTTCCCCGAGATCTACCTCGACGGCGGGGATAAGGGGAGTTCCAAGGTTCCGCTTCGAACCAAGTTCAAGGACACCGCAGGGTGGCTGCCAACGGTTTGGACCGGCGCCCGAGGCGAAGCGACGGTTCCGGTACCGTTGCCGGACAACCTCACCGAGTGGCGAGTGACCGCCGTCGGGGTTAGCGACGCTACCGACGTGGGGATGACGACGCACACCTTCCGGGCTCGGAAGGAGCTGATGGTGCGGCTGCAACTTCCGCAGTACCTGGTCGACGGCGACCGGCAGCGGATGACGGTGGTCGTCGCCAACGACACCGGGCAGGATCAAGACGTCAACCTGAACATCACCGCGGAAGGACTTGTCGTGGCAAACGCCGGGCAGCAGAGAGTCCACGTACCGAACGGGAAACCGCAGACGGTCGAATTCGATGTCACCGCCGGTCCGGCCGGCGTAGCGGCCGTCACCGCGCGGGCGTGGATCGACCAGGGGCCGAACGATGGGGTGCGGCAATCGTTCCCGATCGCCGCGCACGGCCGGCCGGTACTGAACGCGAAGGCGGGCGAAGGGAATGCCGACTTTACGCTTCCGATCCTTCCGACCGCCGATCCCAAAGCGGGGTCGCTGAAGATCACCCTCAGCCCCACGCTGGCCGGAGACTTGGTCGGCACCCTCGACCGTCTGATCGGCTTCCCCTATGGATGCACCGAGCAAACGATGAGCCGGTTCCTGCCGAGCGTGCTCGCCGCCCGAACCATAAAGGATCTCGGGTTGCCCGAGCCGGAAAAGCTTCGCGACCTGCCCCGTATCGTCCGCGATTCGGTAGCGAGACTGGAGTACATGAAGCACGGCGACGGCGGATGGGGTTGGTGGGAATACGACGAGTCGAACCCGTTCATGACCGCGCTGGTGCTGGATGGCTTGGACCGCGCCAAGCGTGCGGGGTACGACACGAATCTCGACCTCACCCAAACCCTGAACTGGGGAATGGAACGGCTGAAGACCGCGAAGGGGAAGGACGACCGGGTTCGCGACAAGATCTACCTCGCCTACGCCCTGCTCCGGCATGGCAAACAGGAGGCGGCGAATTACCTGAAGTCGGTCGACCTCGCCAAGCTCTCGCCCGACGCGCTTGCCAACGCGGCGTTGGCATTCCACGAAGCGGGCGATGCGGCACGGGCCGACGCCGCGCTTGGCTTGTTGGTGAAGTCCGCCCAGGGGAGCGAGGGGGTAGCGTACTGGCCTCCGGAAGACGATGCCTGGGGGGCGGAGCCGACGGCGCTGACGCTGGTGGCGTTTGAGACGATTCGGCCGGAGGACCCGATCGTCCCTCGCATCGTGCGACACCTGATGACCACGCGCAAGGGAGACATGTGGGAGTCGACTCGCGACACTTCGTACTCGCTGGTCGGCCTCACCGCTTACCTCTCTCACACGAAGGAGCTGAACGGAAATGCGACCGCCACCGTACGCGTGAACGGGAAGGTCGTAGGCACCGTTTCGCTCGATCCGCGGGTGCTCGACGACAAGAGCCGCACGATCGAGATTCCCCGCGCCCAGCTGGGGAGCGAAGCGCGCATCGAGATCCAAAAGGTGGGGGATGGGGCGTGCTATTACTCGACGGAGCTGAGGCAGTTCGACGCTCCTCCGGTGCTCCAAGCCGAATCTACCGATCCGGGACTGAAGATCGAGCGGCGCTACTACCGGCTCGAACCGCGCCGGCTCGAGAATGGAACGATGAAGCTTCTGCCGAGCCCAACGCCGGTGGATAGCTTTAGGTCGGGCGAGCTCGTCAGAGTGGAATTGGTGGTGAACAGCGACGTTCCCCGGCAGTTCGTAATGATCGAGGAGCCGACGCCGAGCTCGTGCCGGGTGCAAGAGCGGGACGCGATCGGGCAGTACGAGGAGTGGGGTTACTGGTGGTCTCGCACCGTAATCCGCGACGACCGTATTGCGTTCTTCGCGACCTGGGTGCCGAAGGGGGTGAGCAAGATCTCCTACACGATGCGCGCGGAGCAGGCGGGCCGGGTGCGGGTGCTTCCGACGAGGGCCGCGAATATGTACGACCCGGCAACCTCTGCTTCCACCGCCGAGGCGACGTTGGAGGTGGCAAAGTGA